Below is a genomic region from Brassica oleracea var. oleracea cultivar TO1000 chromosome C9, BOL, whole genome shotgun sequence.
ATTCAGATCATATTGATAATCAATCTGGACCGGTCTGGTTGTGTTATGATATGTCATCTGTTTTAGGATAAACCTCTGTTCTAAAAGTCTCAGTTTCATATGAACTATGACTAGATCATAAAACACAGTAACACATGTTGTAAATTATTATTTTTTGGATGAATCAGTTTAACATTCTTTCAAAAAAAAAAGATTTGGTGTGTTTGGTCTACTTTTGACCATGTTACTGTAGTGGAGTTGATTTTTTTATCGGATGAAGACGATAAAAATCAGGTTGGATAGTTCGATAACTTTTCACGTGCAAGAACATCTATAGTTTTAGGTTACAAATCGAACTATATGAAAATACAAAACTGGGTTAATCAATATCTGCACATAGAAACAAAATGCTAACTCGTCCACCAATCATAGAGAACAAGTGGCCAATGTTAATAACATATCACTCCATACTATAGATAGTTTTAAACTGACTAAAAAAATGTAAAAAAATTCAACCTATCGAATAAAACACACATATATATATATATACATATAATATAACCTCTTTAAATTAATACTCTATAAATTAATATACACTAAAAATCTCTATAAAATAATATAATTTTATAATCTCAAATTGAGTTTTTGGTTCAATTAGTGTATCGTTAAATTAATATTTCTATAAATTAATAAAAAATTATAGTTTTGGTGTAGTCCCAACATTATTAATTTATAGAGGTTTCCCTATATATATATATATATTTAACCCGGTGGTTCGTATAGTTATGATTTTTTTTTGTAATAACACATTTAATTTCCAAAGCAACATTCCCACACGCACCGGCGATAACGTGTAAACAATGTGCATCAAAAGAAAGAAACCATATTAAAAGTGAATTACGAGGCTCTTTTCTAATAGTTTACAAGGCAATGCTATTGATACGGACCATGTCTTATTATACGAAGAATTAATAACTTTATAAGCGATAATATTTTCAAAAAAAAACTCGATGCCAACGTACCAAACATTTGAAGATTCATTGTACATAACAATATGATTATTTTTATGCAACTGGATCGAATACAGACACAACTGTCAGTACGTAATAGAGAGAGACAAAAAATTTATTATTATTTTTTTTCACAAAAATAAATGTATGTTCATGGACCAATGGGCTTAGAGTCAGGAAGAGGAAGAAGGCCCATTCGGATCCCCGCCATAAAAATTTGAAAACGACGCCGTTGAGAGTAACGTTTGGGTTCCACAACACACAGAGAGAGTGTGTGTTTTTGAGAGGCTTATGGCTTTGATGGGCTATGGGGGAGAAGCATCGTTGTTTGCTTCTGCGTTTTCTCTCATTGTTTTTTTACTATTTGATCAGTTTTATTAAAGCGCGAAGACGCTAATTTTAACCGAAACATCTCTGTCCGGTTTGTTGTTGTTGTTTGGCATCTCTGTAATAAAAAAAAAAAAAAAGAGAAAACAAAACCCTAGAAGAAAGTCTCCAGTTTCCGCCATTGGAGGCGATCACACTGGTTCGTCTCTGATCCCGATTTCGAGCTTTCTTTCTCGTCATGAACTTTATTTCTCTGACTAGGGTCTAGCTAGATCTCTCATCCACTGAGTTTAACCAATTTCATAATTTTGTTTATTGATAAAAAAAATTGGAAATGTCTTACGGACAGCGACAATTGGTTTACTTGTTGTCCGAACAGATGCACAGATTATAAACAAATCTATGTTTTTTTCTTCTTCTTGATTTTGTTGACTATAGTTAGAGATTGATTCAAGATTAACACTTAAAAAAAAAGGTCTTTGCTTGTTTCTTTTTGATCTTTGATTGATTCGTGTAGTAGCAGTTAATTTTGTTAATGGTGAAAATGTGTAGAGAGAAGTGAGGATGGAGATGGATTTGTTTGTCACACCTGAGAAGCAGAGGAACCATCCTCCTTCAGTGAGCTTGGGGAAAACTCCTGTGAGAAGGAAGTTGATAGTTGATGACGATAACGAGGTTGTGTCAGAGAAGAAAGGTCAATCAAGAACTTCTGGAGGTGGCCTTCGCCAATTCAGCGTTATGGGTCAGTGTGAATCTCTCTCTCTCTCTCTCTCTTGTGTGTGTGTTTTGATTTAACTCTCTCACATTATTATTTCCTCCTATGGATTTTATCTCTCAGTTTGTCAGAAGCTGGAAGCCAAGAAGATAACTACTTACAAAGAGGTATTACACTCTCTCTAACTCCTTTAAAATTATTGCTTGCTCTTAAAGTTTTTAGTTTACAAAGAATTAGACCTTGAATAAGTACACACACTTCACCAACAAATCATCCAACTTTTGTTTTGCTATCCAAATACTTCTTTCTGATTAGGAGTTCTGCCTTTATAAAAGTAAATACATTTTAAAACTTTGTTATTAGAAAATCTGAAATTTTTATGTTCGACACTGCTGTGGTTTGGTTGTTGTTGCAGGTTGCAGATGAAATAATTTCGGATTTTGCAACAATTAAGCAGAACTCGGAGAAGCCTTTGAACGACAATGAGGTATATATATCAAGATGGAAAATTTGATTATAATTATGGAAGCAAATACATAAAGCTGTAACTGCATTCCTTCTAATGATCAAATATTAGTATAACGAGAAGAACATAAGGCGGAGAGTGTATGATGCACTCAATGTGTTCATGGCTTTGGATATTATCGCTAGGGATAAAAAGGAAATCCGTTGGAAAGGCCTTCCCATTACTTGTAAAAAGGATGTGGAAGAAGTTAAGGTGTTGTCTCTAAGCTATGCCTTTGGATTTTCTTGCTCTTGCTCTTTGTCACTAATCTTTGGATACTCGTATTTGCAGATGGATCGAAATAAGATTATGAATAGTGTGCAAAAGAAGGCTGCTTTCCTTAAAGAATTGAGAGAAAAGGTGATGATTCTCTTTTAGTTTTTTTATCTTCTGTTATGCATTTGAAGAGATGACAAAAAGCTATTGATGTTGCAGTTACTCTAGTATTCGTAAACATTTGTTTATTTTGAGCCAAGCGTTGAGTAGTAACTGCGTGTTTGAGTCATTCCCTGTTTTGTCTTGATGAAACATAATAATTTATCTATCCTGCGTTTTGTTTATATGAGTCCTCATTGTGGTCAGGTATCAAGTCTTGAGAGTCTTATGTCGAGAAACAAGGAGATGGTTGTGAAGACTGAAGGACCAGCAGAAGGATTTACTTTACCCTTCATTCTACTTGAGGTACTTCAAAAATCTCTTCCCCTGAAGTTTCTATCTAGCTCATGTCTTCTCCTCCATTATTGAATATATCTTCATCTTGAATTTCTCTCTCTCTCTCTGTAGACAAATCCTCATGCAGTAGTCGAAATCGAGATCTCTGAAGACATGCAACTTGTTCATCTCGACTTCAATAAGTACTAAACAACACATTTTCTGTTTTTCTGATATCAAATTCAATCTCTTGAATATGAGATTGATAAATCTTTTCTTTAACCCCTTGACTTCAGCACGCCTTTCTCGGTCCATGACGATGCTTACATATTGAAACTGATGCAAGAACACAAGCAGCAGCAGCAGCAGCAGCAGCAGAAGAGAGTTTCGTCGCCTTCCTCTACACATCAACACTCTTCTGCTCATTCTTCCTCCAGTTCTTGCATTGCTTCTGGAACCTCTGGCCCGGTTTGCTGGAACTCGGGATCCATTGATACTCGCTGACCACCGAGAAAAACTGTGATTCTGCTCCCAATTCCTCAAGAAAGAAGAACAAAGCCATCTAATTTGGTATACTTCAAAAAAAACTATACATCTGGTTTAAGTGCCATTTGAGAGAGACTGTGAACTTATGATCCCATAGTCCAACAGCAAATGTTTGTTCATCTAATTTACAAATGTTTGTAAAACCGATTCGGTTAACTCTTTGTCTGAGGCTATTGATTTTAACAAACTGAACCGTGTTGAACCGGCTGTCTTTATTGTTTCTCAGCTGTATTTGAGGACTTTAAAATCAAACAAGCAAATACTTTTTGGCTAGTTACCGAGGTTATAAAATGCGATTTAGTTAAACTTTTATAATTCCCATGCAAAATAACAAACAAACAAATACTTTTTCTTTTTTTTTGGAAAAGTAAAATAAAGAGACATCACGGCGGTTCGAGGGACACAAAAGCGAATTTGGTTGGGGACACTAGGGAAGAATGTTGGACTCTTTTAATTAATACTTTATATTAATTATGTTTTTTGCATAAATTAATTATGGTTTTTTTGTAACATAAATTAATTATGGTTTCTCACTAGGAAATAATTAGATATTGTTTCTCACTAACTTACTCTACTCATTCTCGATTCCTTTTTGTCATCCCATCGCTAAAGTGTCGTAGTATTATTTAGTAGTTAGTGTCGGCCAGTTCGTCCAACCTTCTTCCCCTTTAGTTAATCAACGCTCGGGTATACGTACTAAAGTTTTCAACAAAACAAATGTATCAATTTGTCTTTTTGCATATATCTGAACACAGTTATATTCATGAGAACTTGGACGAGAAAATAATTAATTATATATATACACCAAAATTTACTCTACATTCTTTAACGTTATTGATAAAGAAAATTCTCTTTCAGTGAATATTTATAATAATACATGATATGAGATAATTTTTACCTGAAAAAAGAGAGCAACTATCAATCTTTCAATACTAACGTTTCTTAAAATATCCATATCTCCAAGAGTTATCATGTTACTTAAAGCCAATTCAGCAGAACGATATATACACATCCACATATATATAAGTTTCATACCAACTATAATTAGCCCGTATTTATTCTACTGATTTCAATAATTTGTAAACTAAGAAAAATGTGACTATGTTCATGACATATAACAATATTTTCGTTATTGGTGTTTCATCTAATATATACACCAAAAGTAAGTTAAACCAATTGTTATAATTTTACCGACTGTCATACCTCAATCATTAATCCATATTTAGTATTGTTATATAGCACACACAGTACATATGTAGCAGTATTACCAGAAAGAAAAATCACAAAGAAACTTATGAGTTAAGCAAGTAGACACACTCCCGCTCCTCCACCTTCTCAAAACCCTAAGCATATATGCATAAAATAAATAAAACAAAAAGAGTCTCACAATTACACTGTGGACACACTCATATCTTATTTTATTCATCTATACATAATTGATATAATATTCAAACATATTCCATATTTATACATGTGGATGTCTATATATGAATAAAGGTCTTTCTTTACCTTTGCCTTCTCTCTCTTTCGCTAAGCTCTTCTCTACTCTTCTTTTCTCTCTCTAAAGCTCTTTCCTTTGTTTTTATTGATGTAGTTCTCCACTTCTTCATATAAGTCTTCACCAGAAAAAAAAAAAAGAGTCCCATCTTTAATTCTTTCATTTGCTCAGAAACAAAAAAAAAAGTTAAGGAGAAAATAGATCATCAAAGAAGAAAGATCAAAGATGGTTTTTTCTTCATTCCCCACTTATCCTGATTCATCAAACTGGCAACAACAAGTAAGTTCTTGATTAGGAGTTCTTGGTCTATGATTTATGTATGTACTCAATTAAAATATAGCAATAAAGAGGATTAAACAAACAAGAAAAGAGGATAACAATATTCTTGTTCCTTTTTTTCACTTTTAATCTTTTGTATATCTGTGGTTGAATTTGAATATACTCATAAAATTAGTTCTTTCTTTCCTTTACTATTTGACAAAT
It encodes:
- the LOC106315734 gene encoding transcription factor-like protein DPA codes for the protein MEMDLFVTPEKQRNHPPSVSLGKTPVRRKLIVDDDNEVVSEKKGQSRTSGGGLRQFSVMVCQKLEAKKITTYKEVADEIISDFATIKQNSEKPLNDNEYNEKNIRRRVYDALNVFMALDIIARDKKEIRWKGLPITCKKDVEEVKMDRNKIMNSVQKKAAFLKELREKVSSLESLMSRNKEMVVKTEGPAEGFTLPFILLETNPHAVVEIEISEDMQLVHLDFNNTPFSVHDDAYILKLMQEHKQQQQQQQQKRVSSPSSTHQHSSAHSSSSSCIASGTSGPVCWNSGSIDTR